TTGGCGGCCTTCTGGATATTGACCAGCCTGTTTCTTCATAAGCTTCTTCTATTCTATCCAGACCGACAAGCCGCCGTGCGGGCGGCCCGCAAAAAATTTGTGATTGCCCGTGTCGGCGATGTGACCATGGTTGGCGCCTGCATGGCACTTTATCTCAGCTTTTCGACAACCGACATTGCGACCATTCTGACCGTTGCAAAAACAGGAGACGCAACCTTACTCGTTATTCTGGCCACGGTGCTGGTCGCTGTTTCAGCGATTTTGAAATCGGCACAATTTCCAACCCATGGGTGGCTGACAGAGGTTATGGAAGCCCCGACACCGGTATCTGCACTGCTCCATGCGGGTGTTATAAATGCTGGTGGTTTTCTTCTAATTCGGTTTGCCGATGTTATGCTGCTCGCCCCCGGGGTTCTTGCAACTCTTGCAATGATTGGCGGGTTTACTGCCCTGTTTGGCGGCGCGGTCATGCTGACACAATCGGCCGTCAAAACTTCACTGGCGTGGTCCACAGTGAGCCAGATGGGTTTTATGGTCATGCAGTGTGGCCTTGCCCTGTTTCCATTGGCCCTTTTGCATATTGTGGCGCATTCTTTATATAAGGCACATGCATTTCTGGGATCGGGAACAGCAGTTGAACTGGTTTCAAAAAATCGCCAGCCAGGTCCCGTTGCCGTTCCCAATGGGAAAGCGGTGCTGAGGGCCTTTGTCGCCGCGTTGGTAATCTATGGGTGCGTCGGCCTGGGTTTCGGGTTTGACGGCAAATCACCCCAAGCAATTGCACTGGGTGCCATCCTGATTTTTGGTGTGGCCTACCTGATCGCCCAGGGTTTAGCGGACGATGCCCCACGGGCCCTGACCATCCGCACCAGCATTTATGCCCTTGCCGCATCCATCAGTTACTTCA
This region of Sneathiella aquimaris genomic DNA includes:
- a CDS encoding proton-conducting transporter transmembrane domain-containing protein, producing MNFLYLLPVLASALLFVVAALAIVPDTKRSDLFFKGAEGAGLITFLMAIGATATLFSHGAGTSMLLGLGDFGFSARIDVISATMFCLVSFIGWIVLRYSRSYLQGDANQKFFIGWMAATLASVLMVVSSGNLFQLAAFWILTSLFLHKLLLFYPDRQAAVRAARKKFVIARVGDVTMVGACMALYLSFSTTDIATILTVAKTGDATLLVILATVLVAVSAILKSAQFPTHGWLTEVMEAPTPVSALLHAGVINAGGFLLIRFADVMLLAPGVLATLAMIGGFTALFGGAVMLTQSAVKTSLAWSTVSQMGFMVMQCGLALFPLALLHIVAHSLYKAHAFLGSGTAVELVSKNRQPGPVAVPNGKAVLRAFVAALVIYGCVGLGFGFDGKSPQAIALGAILIFGVAYLIAQGLADDAPRALTIRTSIYALAASISYFTLQEGINYLSGAALPKTPAPGPLEWALIVLALLSFGLVALAQSTFPLWAHHPATAGLRVHLANGLYFNAMFDRLIGGWATTKTHKTS